CCGCACGTGGGCAGGTGGGCACCTGGTCCGCCGGTGAGGCTGTCAGGGAAAAAacactcccttcctcctccacctatcTCCTGGGACAGATCTAGAAATCAGAGAGAGATTAGATGAGTTTTTCAGCAATCCTATCACCTGATTCATTGCATATTAAAATTGTACGTCCAGCCCATTGTCTTTATAGCACTATAACGGCATttaattgaaataaaatgtcagAATGCATGATAGCTATGGTAATAAGGCAATAGATGATTCTAATTTAGATTTCCCATTAGGTGTTTATAAGACATTTATATGACATTAGGGCTCAGTTTATTGTTCGGTCATGCACCGTGTGACATTTCAACCAGTGATTTGAAGGAGACTCAGAACGTAATGTAACAGCACCATGAAGTGGTGAAATCTGGATACTGCAGAAATCTCAGGAACTCACCAGGGTCTTGTTTATTCAGTTTCATAGATAATAGAAGCAATTAAGATCCGAATGTAGAATACTGAGAGAAATAGACTCGGCTTAATGAAGAAAAACAATATAACTATATAATTAATTTAATATATTAACAACTGTCATCAACACTTTATTTTATAATTCTCAGGAGACCTGGCGCAGAATAGCTGTGGTCCAGGAAGCACGTCGGAGGCTGGTCAAGCAGGTGTGCGCCAAGTTCAAGAGCAGCATGGACCGAACCATCATGCAGCACCACGTGTCTCGCATCTATGTGGAGGACAACTACAAGATTCTGTTCTGCGAGGTTCCCAAGGCCGGCTGTACCAACTGGAAGAGGATCCTGCTAGTGCTAGAcggcctggcctcctccacGCAGATCCACCACGAGAAAGTCCACAACAGTGTTCTAAGGACACTCAACACCTTCCAACAGAAGGACATCACCAAGCGTCTCCAGACCTACACCAAGATGCTGGTTGTCCGCGAGCCCCTCCAGAGGCTGGTGTCAGCCTACAGGGACAAGTTTGAGAACCCCAACGTGTACTACCACCCCAGGTTTGGGATCCCGATCATCTCCAAATACAGGGCGAATGCCTCCAAGGACGCCCTGATGACAGGGCATGGGGTCACCTTCCAGGAGTTTATTCAGTACCTGCTAGATGTGTATCGGCCCGTGGGTATGGACATCCACTGGGAGTCCGTCAATCAGCTCTGTCACCCCTGCCTGCTGGATTATGACTTCATAGGCAAGTTTGAAAACATTGAAGAGGAAGCTGACTTCCTGCTCAGGATGATGGGCGCCCCGGGCAACCTCACCCTCCCCACTTTTAAAGACAAGAACCCTGACGATGAGAGAACTTCCATGCACGTAACACATCAGTATTTTGCTCAGATTAATGCTTCAGACATTCAGAGGGTCTACGACTACTATTATATGGATTACTTGATGTTTAATTTCTCCAAACCTTATAAAGATTTATATTGATTGTCTTCGAGATCCCCATATCTTGGTTTGAAATCTTTCCCACTTGTTCATAAATGAGCTGTGTACAGTAAAAGACGAATCATTTTAAACATATTATTgtatgtcatgtaatgttatgTTAGACACTTTAAAAACAGAAAACAGCAATGTCTTGGACAGACATTTTTACAGATAACCATTCCTCTTTGCACTTACCACCAACATTTATTGCCAAAAATTAACTTTGCAAGCGATCTCACACAGCATAGTCGGTGGAGGAAACTTTGATGGTTTAAAATGTGGTGAATCTGCATCTGTTTTGCACTCAGAGTAGCTTTTTTATTTACCTCTTTAACATTTATGTTTGGTTACAGAGTCAGTCTTAGCTACTGTTCTACAAAGTGTTGTGCCAAGCTATGAGAATGGCCCATTTACCAGCACCTGGCTGGCCCACTGATTACCACCATGCTCCCAATCTTTctgacacacatactgcactcacacacatcccttcaGAACACATTCTTAACACTGTCGTGGGAGATGTATTCTGACACTGATATTTAAAAACTGTACAAAGGGCATTAAGATGACTATATCTATTTTTCTATGTATTTTTCAGTAGCTATATTTCGGTGATTCTTTGtggactttttttcttttctgatGTCATTGATTGTTCTTATAGTGATGCGGTGGTAAGTGTAGAATAACTGCTAATGCTACTGACACTCCTTCTAGTTCCACATTACCGTAGGACCTGTAGAAATTAGCTGTACACTGGTTAGTGTGGAATCGACACAAAAAAACTATTGCCCATTATCCCCCCTGTGGTAAGACTGCTGTGCTGGAGACAGCAGTGGGCTGACACTAGTTCtgacacaagctcttctcctgatGCTGACACTAACAGAGAGCAGCCTCTCCTCTGTATCAGTGTGTATgtctgagatggagagagtgagaaagataaagagagaatacAGAGAGGCCCTGGACGTCTGCTATGATTTTCTTTCATTGTTGTGTGCACAGCTTTGTGAAGCAGCTCTGTGATacagaacacacgcacacacagagagatagagcagAAGAAGGGTAGTGCATACAGTCTGTGTGGACAGCTGTGAGATATATCATCTCCACAGGGTCACACCATCCAGAGTCAAGCCCGTTTTACAGACAACTACTTTAGGATAGTAGAGAGCAGTTCATATATAGTAGGAAAATCTACTGTTaatgggggagaaaggggggggggtgaacttgATATAATCAATGTCTTCTTTCATCAGCAATAAGGAAGACAGGTGAACTCTACCCCGGGAGAGCAGTAAAACCCTAGGTGTCATCTGTAATCAAGAttccaacaaaaaaaaatgtaatgatGGAACAATATTGGAATAATAATTACAGACTTACTAATCATGTTACTCTTTTATTTAACTAAAGAGTAGCGGTTCTGGTGTTGTACAAATTACAGTTTTTATGAAACAAAGGTGAGGAAGGAAAAGGTATAAACCTTCAATTATGAACCAATAACAAAGAAACTGCACATTATCCAAAAAATCCATATACACAGTATGTTCAGATTTTCCTATATTTTTTACATAATAAAGAGTAAACATATATATGATGGCAAATATATACAATTATATCAATGTAGAGTACAAGAATCTATGTGTTGTTCTAATGGTGGTCTGATTCTTTGTAGGTAGCCAAACTTTGGTCCAAAGCTTATAGCATAATATTGGTGTTCTAGGTTTATTGTGGTTTATGGAAACTATGATATGGGAGTATGGATACTTTTATATATGGAGATATAGCAAAACTATTTATGGTAACAAGTGAATGTATTACTGTTTTATCATTGGTGCGAAAGTGTGTAAATGGTTTAAAGCCCTTTGCCTTATTTTACACTGTCAATCAGATGGCGTATTTCAGGAAGACTCTCCAGCTGTTCTCTCTATGCTGAGTGTCTACTAATAAATTGTCTTTAGCAAATTGACCAAGTCTCGTTTTCATGTATCGCACTTCACAACAGCTTATGGGTGATTGGGTACTCCCTGTCTAAAATGTACCTCGGGAAGGTAAGGAAAATAATATATGATGGGCCTGTTCATAGATGATACGGCTCATGGGGTTGGTGAGAGCATGCTGTTGGTGAACGGACATTGTATGGAGTTTGGAACTGTATTTCtgtctgaaagtgtgtgtgtgtacgtgtgtgtgtctgttgtcagGGGATTGTCTCATCTTAACTTGATCAATATGTAGAGTTGAACATTTTTGCTTTACACAAGTGCTTTGGGCTAATTTCCACAACAGCCTGTGTATTAGTCATGAGAAGACTAGGAAGTAAAAATTCTGTTTAAATTCCCTCCGAAAACAAAAGCCATCCATCTACCTCATTAGTGAGAGGAAACTCCTGACACACAGCGGAGGGAACTTCTTTGCTCTCTTTGCTTGAGGGCACAAAACGGGAGGCTGCAAGTGAATGCATCTGATAAACACTCTCTTCTGTGTCAGAGACAACTGTAAAAGGAAATTTTCAAGCACAAAATAAAGTTTATTTCCAACTAATATCAGGTAGCCCCACAGCTAAATGTTGTCTGGTTTTTCTGTAAGGGTAACATTAACATGGCTATTTCTGTTCTAAAGTAACAATATCTGCTGATGAGTTGCACATGCTCACAAatgcacatgcatgtacactctttctctctatgtccttttttctctcaaaacagatgtttctctctttatcttggtctcactctctctctctcacacacacacacacacacacacacatccctggcaAAGCGATTGACATAGCAAAGGCGTGACATCCTGATTCACGGCTCCTTGGGTCCCATATATTATTAACAAATGATTGCCTCTCACTTTTCAAGTCAATGAGCTGCATTCAGAAGACATCTATCCAAATAATATTTCATCAGAGGTTGATGATTTGGGTGAGCTCCTCTGATTCATATACACGCCAAGGTCATTTTCTCAGTTTCACATGAATTCCTTGTTTGTTTTGACAACGTGCTGGAACACACTTGTGACGTGTGCCCTGCCTTGAAATATCTGGGCAGAAAGCTCATTAAAATGATTTGCCTGAGTTGCTTTAATAACGGTTCAGAGAAAAAATTAGCTGGAAAGATCTTCGCAGCTTATTTAGGAGATACAAGATAACCCCCAATTTCTACAGATGGTTCTGTTTGGTCTGGACAACAGCCTGGTCTAGAATTTGGCAGGAAAAGAACATGGATCTGGCTGATACTAGACGGGGAACTGTTTTAATTAAAAGATGATATTTAAACTTGAACTCTGTTCCACTTCTGTTGATGTCCGTGGTGCTGCAGCCCTCCCTGATCTGAGTCCATGATCCCTGCCACCAATATCAACCATCAGCTTTCCAAAGCTTTCTTCCAAAGGGATGTTTTCAAGGCAACCACAGGGAGGCAGCACATGATCAAATAAAATACAACGATTTTCATAGACCATAATGACGCCTGAAGCTACACTCAGTTATTTGAAAATAATAGGTGAAAAATGTCCCTATTGCAAACTTAAACTATTTGTCAATACAGGTTAATAATAGTACCGATATATGGTTTAATACAATATATTTTTGTTAATGCCCTATTATTTGGTAGTGCAGAACATTGCACACATGCTCTCCCTCAAACAGTTTAGTCACATTCTGCATACACCTCTTTCACTTAGAAAACACTGTCAAATGTATCGCCAAAGTTAAAATTTGGTCTGAAAAGTCCATAAAATACATGTAGGCCTTTTCTAAATTTTTTATTAAGCTATATGCTGTCATTGACATAAATTATGCAACGGCTTTAATGAACTTGAATCAATATACACAGGATCTATAATTAAGCTAGTCACGCAAGCTGGTGGGCGAAGAGTGGTCTAACCTTCAGGCTATCTGTGTCTCTCCACAGGCCTGATACAGCTTGTTTTTGGATCTTTGTGCCATTTGGGTGATAAAATGATACTCCTGCTTGCCTTTTAATATCAAGGGATCGGTAGGTTTTCCCCTAATGAAGACATTTTACAGATGTATTTTTAATGTAAAAGCAAATTTGGTCTAAGTGGAACATCTGTGCTGTGATTGGGATGGCCAAAGACTAATGGGAAGTGTTTTCAGATGAGACTGTTTAGAGACGAAGAGAGGACAAAGGCAATTTATTGCCAGATACAAGAGGAAATGTAACAGTTGGTGCTGGTGACATTCAGAGCCTTATCTTTGCCAAGGTCCCCTTTCCCTTGCCAAGGTATGCAATACAGCTTTTGTGGGGATAActtacacagacagaaagattaATATTCTGGCACGGTAATGGAAATGACAATGATACTTACTGCAACACGTTACCAATCGTCTTTCACTTTGTTACATGCCACAAGCTCAACTAGAAAACAGGTCGGGATCACATTCTGTGGTACTATGAACCCAGCAGGATTCCTTTTCCTCTCCACGCAAACCCTTTATTTGTTGCATTCCAATCATGCTGCATTGCAGATCAGAGTTAGCTTCAATCTCTCAGGGAAAAAAACTGCAATTACTGTATCAGAATCATGCGCACGGCTTGCTGAAAAGCACTTACAGCACTCCCTTTGAGATAGATGTTTCACTCGGGTTCCCTTTGTCCTGTTGCTCACTGCCTCCTAGCCTTCCTTAAATAGATCCAACCCacctacccctcaccccccccccccccactcccccccaacAACCTCCCTGAATCTTTTCAAGAAAAGACACGAGCACTGGATGAATCACCTCCGTTCCCACCGTGTCGCGAGCTGTCTATCTACCCCATCAACCAGAGAGAGCGATGGGAGTGACAGAAACGACACCTGGCCCTGAACCACTGCTGaggcaatggggggggggggagaaaaagagtgggGGCGCCGCATTGCCTGATGGGAGAATCGCACGAGGAGGCAACAAACGGACTGAGACTATCACTTATAGTGACAGGCCAGAAGGTGCGGTGCTATTAGCAGACTGCAGGGTAGGCCCAGAGCAGGGCCCGTCCCACCAACGATGGATGGGCTTCTATTGGGGGACTAAATTAATACTGGGAGTGTAGTGAATTGCTTTTGGAACAGCCTCCTCCTAAGGAGCTAATCAGACAGGAGTTATCTGAGAGTGCCTGTAGGCTGGCTGTCTGGGGTCCGCGGCTCCGACCGCCTGACAGAGGCCAGGTGcaccacacggacacacacagcagctcatTGGGGGCCAggacacagagatggagagatgctcCTTCTAAGACGGTCCCAATAGAGCCTTTAGCGAGGGGAAGTGGTATGGGATGTTGATAAGCCTTCCACTGGTGATAGGATGGATGCTAGCTGCACTCCTGACTTTACAAACAGCCACCATGAACCGGATCTGGCATGTGATGACCCGACAatacaatatctctctctctctctctctgtctttctctctctgtctctctctctgtgtgtctctctctgtctctctgtgtgtgtctctctatctcagcTGACTGTGAAGCGCACAACATCTGGACTTAACCACACATCCAATGCATCTGCAGCCAGAGCCTCCCTTTCCCTGCTTTGCTTGTCTGAACTGGACCCACATTATTCGAAAACTGCTCTATTTCAGAGGCGGGACCTAACGTGATGAGGTCAGCGCTAAGGCTTAGTGGATAGAAGCAATGAGACCCTACATGAGTGAATCACTGGGATGTGCAAGTGAACACACTGTATGGATGCACACACAATGGAAACCCTGGCGTAACTAATGGCCACTTAACGCAAAATGTTACTGAAAGAAAGCTGTGTCTGCAGGGTCTGAGAGGCCCCGATGTCAGGCTGGCGCTGCATCCAAGCTGCCCAGGGAGAGGATACAGCCCCCAGCCAGAGAGGAACTCACCCTCTGGATCACTGCAAACACATTCACTCTGTGATTCACTGCGCAAAGTAGATATATTGCAGACTCACAGGCCCGTgaaaatacacaccatattcaACCGGATCTCGGGTGTGCTGCGTTGTGCTTTAGTTATAGTGTTGCAGATGCCAATGATATCATACAGGGGGTTATTTGTTAGTTGGGGGAAAAAGCTTTGTCTGAATTAGTGTTGGTCAACATTGATCTTCTCAAAGGGCGAGCATCATGTTCAGTTTACCAACAGCATTCATCCGAAGCACTAATCAAACTAAGCTAAAAGGATTTCAATGTACAGCCACAATGTTGTATTGCAAAAAATAGTATAACGATTAGCATGGGATGAGCAAGGTATTGTAGATAACTCTTTTGACAATGTTTCCTTAAAACCTTATGTCTCTCTCAAGGCCTTGGCCAAACTTTGTAGGACATGATGACACCCTCCTTTGAGAGgatgaaacaaaaacaacatttaacATGTAAAACCACTTTTACCAAGAAAAGTTGGTGGGATTGCATTTTGTGACCACGAAATGTCATCAGCTAGTAGTTCCAGTCCCCATCAGCCAGTCTGCATGGAGCACTCTCCTCTAGCCTAGGGGGCAGGCCACACTagcacccttccccctctcctgtctccctctctctccctttccctcccactcTTTCCCCCTGCCTCACCAGACCCCAGCATCCCCATAGTACCCCCAGGCCCTCAGCTCCCACAGTGTCAGGAAGGCCTCAGTGTTGACAAAGCAGCCGGCCTTCAGAAGACACATCAAACCCAGGCCCCGGTCGCTGTTAGCCTGGGCTCAGCGCTCAACAAAAGGACAGGACTCCAGTTTCAGTCTCAGGCCATTACTAGTCCCAATAACAGAACTACAGACAGAAAGGCcctccagggtacacacactcactgttacAAACATGAGCCATATCAGTTCACCATTCACCAGCGGTCCAAGACAAGgcctgtttgtatgtgtctgtgtgtgtgtgtgtgtgtgtgtgtgtgtttgaatgtgtgtaaaCAGTGGTGAATATTATGATGACAGTGGCGTGATGGATGATCGTAAATGTAAAGCATAAGTCAAGATCGGGGGGTTTGTGTATTTATGACACATGCACCCTAACGAGGGCTCTGGGTTTTTCCTAAcgctacccctcccccctccaggcacAGCAACAAGGCTACTCACATGTGATGTACATGAAATATGACTGGAAGCAGCACACTGTTCCAATTGTTGTTCTGtatgaaataaaatgtattaacaAGTGCTAAATGTGGGGGGAATCCACTTGCTTTGATTTCAAATTTTGGATTTATTTAGTATGACATGTATTTCATTCTACAAATCTCAAATTTCAGTTTTGCAACAAACTTAGATTCATGTTAAGAAGAGTTTTTAATTATTATGGTGCTTTATTTTTCTTTAGTTGATTGTACAGCACTTTAGATAACACTGGTTATTTTCAAATGTGCTATATACATTTGTTTGACTAGACTTTATTCTTAGAATATGAATGTCCTCTACACAGGATTCATCAATCACAGTTACAATTACTGTTACCCTCGCTGTCTGTAATTAGAGATCACACCACATGGTGGCAGCAGACATAATTCTGAACTCAAATCTCCAAGACATTTCGTAGATTTGTGGACTCCACTGAGAAGCTATAAATATATGTCATTACTGTTTGGAACACAGACAAACTCAAGGCCATACTGCATATAGAGGAAGATTTCAGCACCAACAGCATAAATCATGACCAAGATACCTACTAAGCAAAAAATACATTAAACTAATCCTTCAAACCTAGTTCCAAAATACAAACACAATGCTTCTTGGTGTCAGGGTCATTGCTTCTTCACCTGCAAAACTAGGCTAACCTTGAACAGCAATACCAAACTCACACCATTGCATGACCTCTTGGCAATTACTTTTTCGAACTTAATTGCTTGCATTAAGCACTTGAGGGAACTGCTGTGCTTGTTATAAAGCTGTCTGTAGGCAGTGCAACCCCACATATTCTATTAATATAACTGCTTGCTGTCTCTGAAATAACGAACAATAAATGTCACTCACTGCCGCACCTCACAAGCGAGCCGACATCAAGCGGAATGTCGAATGACTAAGAACTCTAGCTAGCGATTGACATGAGCGACGCTCAATCATAAAGCATGCATATCACCAAAAGCAACTTGTCGGTGTTCTTTTAAAACTTCTTCCACCTGCCAGAGGAGAAAGATGAATATGTTCAAGGTTAGAATAGAGATGGAATAAGCAATTGAGAGAGTGAATGTCACTGTTGTCCTTAATGTAGGCATGTGTTTAATGTCATTTCGTATCTTATCCTATGGATATTTATAGACAAATTGGTGACCACTTTTAagatttgtatttgattatctCTTTTTTTTCAGGTGTCACAAGTCTATAAAAGCTGCAGCGATGAAAAACAAATCTGGACGCAAAATGGGCTTATGGTTAAAGATAGGGTCGAGCTTTTGTCTTATGAACACAGTACCGGATTCAcattaactgtttattaagcCTATTGCTTGCTTTTTAGCCATTaaacatttcaataaaatacaTATGTCAAAGCCAATGTAACCAAGTCAAGCTTAATTTTTTTGATAAAATGGGAAATGCAGAATATTCTTGGGGAACACAACACAGGAAAAGCACAATATTGTCCCCTTCTGCATGCTGCCTTGAGCATTACTACTAATGACACCTGCTTTCATTGCTCTAGGCTAAGTTATTATGCTCATAGGGTCATGCATTAATGCATATAGCTCATTAACATATGATCTGCAACACAGACGCATGTTCTGAGTCAGTCTCCTTTTCTGCattattcttctctctcttgtatAGCCTACTTGCCattcaaaatcaaaattgatttTATCAGGTAATAATATCATGTATGATATGGAGTAGGTTAGCAAAATATAATAAATCTGACCATAGCAGAATGTCAGTATGTATGCCTGCATGTCATCCAAAGACTGTGTTGTTTATAAGCTAACCTCCACATCATGTTGGACCATTGTCTGACTAAAATGTCACATTTGTCAGTTTATAGAAATAAATATTTGGAGAGTATATTCGGCAGCTAAACTAAAGGTCAAGATGGTCTGATTGGAGGTCCATTAAGTCTAACAGTAAGAAGATCTTCAACCTGACCTACTTATTTGTCACACATCAGACACTCCGCTAAAATCCATAAATTAAGGAAATTAACTGATGGGGCCAAGGGCAACTTTGTAAGCTATTTAAATCTTTAAATTTACAACATCCCTGCATACTTCATGTAATTGAACTCACTCCGGGGTTGTTACATTAATGAGAAAAAATATCCCGTCGTCCCTCCAGTTTGTCTACTCCTGAAGACAACAAATGTATGCCAGAGGGAGAACGTCTTGCACTGCAAGGGAACAGCTTCAAGGGTTTTCCTTCAAGGGGATCTCATGTGTATTCAGATGAGAACAGCTTTAGCAGTGGCCAGGGAACTATAATCTTTCAATTGACTCTTTTTTCTGTAGAAACTGATATTTTAACACCAAGACGCGAACTTCACGGGAACTTTATTTTAAGCACACTGTCCTATTGGGAAAAGAAGAGAGTTCAAAGATTCCTTATGTGTATTTGAATTTTACAACGCCTTATTTTCACCAATAATCATTTCTCACACTGGTTGGCGCCAGATGTCAAGAAACAGAGTAGCTCGACTTTGTGTAGGCTATAGTCTGGATCCGGACGGGACGTAATTACAGGGCTCAATGCAACATCCATTATTCACAGTTATTTACACGCAAATAAACAAAAATGCAAATAAATGAATAATCACCTAGCCTATGTGAACACCTGCACAGGAAAAGGGAGGAAAGACGAACACTTTGAATTACACTTTGCACCTAATTCAGACTGATGTAGCATAACATTGGTTTACATGGGCGCACTATCGTATTATAGGCTATAGCCTAGGCTAACGAAATAAATAATTTGTCAGAATGTAATTTCATTTTCACATAATGCATCTTTGGGGTAAAAATCTAAAGGCAGTGCTTGCGGTCTGCCTTCCTGTTTGCTTGGAAGATCTTCTCGGCAGACATCTCCATCTAGCCGTGTGCTATAATTGAAATGGCGCGTTTAGCTAGAGGCAGGTTGTAAGGGCGCTTTTTGCAATAGCAGAATGCATGTCGATAGACGTCATTTGGTTTTAATGGCCTACAGGAAATTTGGCATTACAACCCGAGACATTAGAAGACAGAGGACCGGGAAAAAAACGTTTGAAAACCGTATGAAAAGTATTCAAGGAGAACTGCGTTTcaacatatttttttattgacaGTTTATCAACAAGTTATAGGCTACTG
The window above is part of the Osmerus mordax isolate fOsmMor3 chromosome 13, fOsmMor3.pri, whole genome shotgun sequence genome. Proteins encoded here:
- the LOC136955639 gene encoding carbohydrate sulfotransferase 8-like — encoded protein: MRESLRVVRRMAAKLPCFFWFVLLFGAGGLVLFIHLEDLSEMVQRQEPDPTGVNLRSPPRQSKEETWRRIAVVQEARRRLVKQVCAKFKSSMDRTIMQHHVSRIYVEDNYKILFCEVPKAGCTNWKRILLVLDGLASSTQIHHEKVHNSVLRTLNTFQQKDITKRLQTYTKMLVVREPLQRLVSAYRDKFENPNVYYHPRFGIPIISKYRANASKDALMTGHGVTFQEFIQYLLDVYRPVGMDIHWESVNQLCHPCLLDYDFIGKFENIEEEADFLLRMMGAPGNLTLPTFKDKNPDDERTSMHVTHQYFAQINASDIQRVYDYYYMDYLMFNFSKPYKDLY